From Zavarzinella sp., one genomic window encodes:
- a CDS encoding ABC transporter ATP-binding protein, translating to MNDQPIIELQNICRTFGSATVLTDITLQLQAGRIGLLGQNGAGKSTLMKILLGLLSPTSGHGMVLGHPIVPNRSDEGDLELRRVVGYMPEVDALVPGLRGIEYVTLAAQMYGLRRKEALRRAHEVLYHLQLDEARYRLIAEYSLGMKQRLKLAQALVHDPALLLLDEPTSGLDPEGRRAMLDLLLELGTKHGKTIILSTHLLGDVSAVCEQVLILAHGHVRGQGSVASLLTHQHRRFQLRIAGEAERFLAELRKIGVAIDSARTYGEYILQLPDSIAENDLFRFAAQCGVTIRKLTPDEETMNDLFLRSVG from the coding sequence TTGAACGATCAACCTATCATTGAATTGCAGAATATCTGTCGCACCTTCGGCAGTGCAACCGTGCTGACTGACATTACTTTGCAGTTACAGGCGGGTAGAATTGGACTACTGGGGCAAAATGGTGCTGGCAAATCCACATTAATGAAGATTTTATTAGGATTACTGAGCCCCACCAGTGGCCATGGGATGGTGCTTGGTCATCCGATTGTTCCTAACCGCTCTGATGAAGGAGACTTAGAACTCCGACGAGTGGTCGGTTACATGCCTGAAGTCGATGCTCTTGTCCCCGGTCTCAGGGGGATTGAATACGTCACATTAGCGGCACAGATGTACGGTTTGCGTCGAAAAGAAGCACTACGACGTGCCCACGAGGTGCTTTACCATCTTCAGTTAGATGAAGCCCGCTATCGCTTGATTGCAGAATATTCGCTTGGGATGAAGCAACGCCTGAAACTGGCTCAGGCGCTGGTCCACGATCCTGCACTGCTGTTGTTGGATGAGCCCACCAGTGGACTGGATCCGGAAGGCAGGCGGGCAATGCTTGACCTGCTTTTGGAATTAGGCACAAAACATGGCAAAACGATTATTTTGTCTACCCACTTACTTGGGGATGTTTCTGCCGTTTGTGAGCAAGTTCTCATTCTTGCCCATGGTCATGTGCGTGGGCAAGGGAGCGTCGCATCACTGTTAACCCACCAGCACCGCCGATTTCAGCTACGCATTGCTGGAGAAGCAGAGCGATTTTTAGCTGAATTGAGAAAGATTGGCGTAGCAATAGATTCTGCAAGAACTTACGGCGAATATATTCTTCAGCTTCCTGACAGTATTGCAGAGAACGATCTGTTTCGATTTGCCGCACAGTGCGGGGTGACGATTCGCAAGCTGACACCCGATGAAGAAACGATGAATGATCTGTTTTTAAGATCGGTGGGATGA
- a CDS encoding phospholipid scramblase-related protein, translating into MLNRSSYFIREHVGMFKLKGVYDILDPESNEVLASAKETSSQWVLWCQFLINQQFLPIQYTIIEAETNRTLLILERGVTFFRSVITIKGPTGEKLGYLKNKLFAFKAGFYVYDSHDNLIAQVKGDWVGWNFRFIDANDTEIGIVTKKWAGIGKELFTSADNYLIKIHDDGEGVSEAKSLLLLAAGLAIDTVYKSR; encoded by the coding sequence ATGCTCAACCGATCTTCTTATTTTATTCGCGAACATGTGGGAATGTTCAAGCTGAAAGGTGTTTACGACATTCTCGACCCGGAAAGCAACGAGGTGCTGGCTTCTGCCAAAGAAACCAGTTCCCAGTGGGTGCTCTGGTGCCAGTTTCTGATCAACCAGCAATTTTTGCCAATTCAGTACACGATTATCGAGGCAGAAACCAACCGCACACTGTTAATTCTGGAACGTGGAGTTACTTTTTTTCGCAGTGTCATTACGATCAAAGGGCCCACAGGCGAAAAGCTTGGCTACTTAAAGAACAAACTCTTTGCCTTTAAGGCAGGCTTTTACGTTTATGATTCCCACGATAATCTGATTGCCCAGGTCAAAGGGGACTGGGTAGGTTGGAATTTTCGCTTTATTGATGCCAACGACACGGAAATCGGCATCGTTACTAAGAAATGGGCAGGTATTGGCAAAGAATTGTTTACATCAGCCGATAATTACCTGATTAAGATTCATGATGATGGCGAAGGTGTGTCTGAAGCAAAAAGTCTGTTGCTTCTGGCAGCTGGGCTGGCAATTGACACGGTTTACAAATCCCGTTAA
- a CDS encoding RNA methyltransferase has translation MLSNTRIVLFEPHYPGNVGSVARVMHNFGLKQLFLVNPLADHLSPEARRLATHGEHLLDQAVRCQTLQEALTDCGYVLCTSASIDGFQRSHHYGRPDELLAKFVPTLAVGNSALVFGPEPSGLSNHEIAQCHGIIRIITAPEFTSLNLAQAVTICCYELHRQGMHAIGSAMVPTQKIAPYEQQERMFQELRSSLELIHFLYGTKADPLMAAIRHLIGRAHPSPNEVRILHGLARQLRYIMENGGQLPTTNDNDEDSAT, from the coding sequence ATGCTTTCCAACACAAGAATTGTGCTGTTCGAGCCCCACTACCCTGGCAATGTTGGCTCAGTAGCTCGTGTGATGCACAATTTCGGCCTGAAACAACTCTTTCTGGTCAATCCCCTGGCAGACCACCTTTCTCCGGAAGCAAGGCGACTTGCCACCCACGGGGAACATCTGCTCGATCAGGCAGTGCGTTGTCAGACTTTGCAGGAAGCCCTCACCGATTGTGGCTATGTGCTGTGCACCTCGGCCAGTATCGACGGTTTTCAGCGTAGCCACCATTACGGCAGGCCAGATGAACTGCTGGCAAAGTTTGTTCCCACCCTCGCTGTGGGGAATTCCGCATTGGTCTTCGGCCCGGAACCCAGTGGGCTGAGCAATCACGAAATTGCCCAGTGCCATGGAATTATCCGAATAATTACTGCACCAGAGTTTACATCGCTGAATCTGGCCCAGGCGGTAACGATTTGCTGTTATGAGTTGCACCGGCAAGGGATGCATGCCATCGGATCTGCGATGGTTCCCACGCAGAAAATTGCACCTTACGAACAGCAGGAAAGGATGTTTCAGGAATTGCGGTCCAGTCTGGAATTGATTCACTTTCTATACGGTACTAAGGCCGATCCCCTGATGGCAGCAATCCGCCATTTGATCGGGCGTGCCCACCCATCGCCCAATGAAGTGCGAATTCTGCATGGATTAGCTCGCCAGTTACGATACATCATGGAAAATGGGGGACAACTGCCGACAACCAACGATAATGATGAAGATTCTGCAACTTAA
- the dapB gene encoding 4-hydroxy-tetrahydrodipicolinate reductase produces MKTKLAINGACGRMGQRLVALSHEDSVFELVAAIDARQSPGFGKDAGEVAGIGPVGVLIGEKLDLNTKPDVVIDFSTPDGSLAITRECVARKIPIVIATTGFSDAQRDEIATAAHETAVLISPNFSLVVNLLFKLVTVAGKSLAGKGFDVEIVERHHRFKHDSPSGTAMHFAHLIAQEMGLSHYVHGREGLVGQRRDDEIGIHAVRAGDNVGEHTIIYSALGETMELVHKGTSRDSYARGALLAAKFLANRPAGRYSMNDVLGL; encoded by the coding sequence ATGAAGACAAAATTAGCGATTAATGGTGCCTGTGGGCGAATGGGGCAACGTCTGGTGGCCTTGTCCCATGAGGATTCTGTGTTTGAACTGGTGGCAGCGATTGACGCACGCCAAAGCCCCGGTTTTGGTAAGGATGCTGGCGAAGTTGCAGGGATCGGCCCAGTGGGAGTGCTGATCGGTGAAAAACTGGATCTGAATACCAAGCCAGATGTGGTGATTGATTTTTCAACCCCCGATGGGTCTTTGGCAATTACTCGAGAGTGCGTTGCCAGAAAAATTCCCATTGTGATCGCTACCACTGGGTTTTCTGATGCCCAGCGGGATGAAATTGCCACAGCTGCCCATGAAACCGCCGTGTTGATTTCGCCCAACTTCAGCCTGGTGGTCAATCTGTTGTTCAAATTGGTGACAGTTGCTGGTAAGTCCTTAGCTGGTAAAGGTTTTGACGTAGAAATCGTCGAGCGGCATCACCGTTTCAAGCACGATTCTCCTAGTGGCACCGCGATGCATTTTGCCCACCTGATTGCACAGGAGATGGGGCTGTCGCACTATGTGCATGGCCGGGAAGGATTGGTGGGCCAGCGTCGCGACGATGAAATCGGCATTCATGCGGTGCGTGCTGGTGATAACGTGGGTGAACACACCATTATTTACTCTGCACTTGGCGAAACGATGGAACTGGTGCATAAGGGGACCAGCCGCGACAGTTACGCACGTGGGGCGTTACTGGCAGCCAAGTTTCTCGCAAATCGGCCCGCTGGTCGTTACAGCATGAACGATGTTCTTGGCCTGTAA
- the thrC gene encoding threonine synthase, translated as MSEIAFQRCINPDCGHTEDLLSTRFRCSRCQSLLDVAYNWDKVAVPRTLKDFEAKWAQRYLPLDFSGVWRFRSLFPFVPDEKILTIGEGQTLCQRADAVGKFTDMNSGRLFLQYEGMNPSGSFKDNGMTAAFAHAQLVGAHRAACASTGNTSASLSIYCAATNLMQAIIFIGSGKISYGKLAQALDHGALTLQIAGDFDDALAQVQDVSAQLGIYLVNSINPFRLEGQKSIMFRVLEAFRWEIPDWIVVPGGNLGNTAAFGKAFIELRELGLIDHSPRLAVINAAGANTFYQLTERHHLRWDAGRYDRFTLDRYWQQMNENNARADTIASAIEINRPVNLPKALRSLERCGGVVREVTDQEMMDAKAQVAKGGLGCEPASAASVAGVKKLRAEGIIGRDERVVCILTAHQLKDPTATVAYHSTDPKVFEETLGKRGVRRANFANRAVQVPNQLDEIVKAIELYA; from the coding sequence ATGAGTGAAATTGCCTTTCAGCGGTGTATCAATCCCGATTGCGGGCACACAGAAGATCTGTTGAGTACCCGTTTTCGCTGTTCGCGCTGCCAAAGTTTGCTGGATGTGGCCTACAATTGGGATAAAGTTGCCGTTCCACGCACATTAAAGGATTTTGAGGCAAAGTGGGCACAGCGTTATCTGCCACTCGATTTTTCTGGTGTTTGGCGGTTTCGCAGCCTGTTTCCATTCGTCCCAGATGAAAAAATTCTCACAATTGGAGAGGGGCAAACCCTCTGCCAACGTGCAGATGCGGTGGGCAAATTTACCGATATGAACTCAGGCAGGCTTTTCCTGCAATACGAAGGGATGAATCCGTCTGGCAGTTTCAAAGATAACGGCATGACGGCAGCCTTTGCCCACGCTCAATTGGTGGGAGCACATCGGGCAGCCTGTGCCAGCACTGGCAATACCAGTGCTTCACTCTCTATTTATTGTGCCGCCACCAATTTGATGCAGGCGATTATCTTTATCGGCAGTGGGAAGATTTCTTACGGCAAACTCGCACAGGCGTTAGACCATGGTGCTCTGACACTGCAAATTGCTGGCGATTTTGATGATGCCTTGGCCCAGGTGCAGGATGTCAGTGCCCAGTTGGGCATTTATCTGGTGAACAGCATCAATCCGTTCCGTCTGGAAGGCCAGAAATCGATCATGTTTCGGGTATTGGAAGCATTCCGTTGGGAAATACCCGACTGGATTGTGGTACCCGGTGGTAATCTGGGTAATACGGCAGCTTTTGGTAAAGCATTCATCGAACTGCGTGAACTGGGTCTGATTGATCATTCCCCACGGTTGGCGGTCATTAATGCCGCAGGTGCCAACACATTCTATCAATTAACCGAACGTCATCATTTGCGGTGGGATGCAGGGCGTTATGATCGCTTCACTTTGGATCGATACTGGCAACAAATGAACGAAAATAATGCCCGTGCGGATACTATTGCCAGTGCGATAGAAATTAACCGTCCGGTGAACCTGCCCAAAGCACTGCGGTCTTTGGAACGGTGCGGTGGGGTGGTGCGTGAAGTGACCGATCAGGAAATGATGGATGCTAAAGCACAGGTTGCCAAAGGTGGTCTGGGTTGTGAACCAGCCAGCGCTGCCAGTGTGGCTGGGGTAAAAAAACTACGTGCCGAAGGGATCATTGGCCGGGACGAGCGGGTTGTTTGCATTCTGACCGCCCACCAGTTGAAAGACCCCACTGCAACGGTGGCTTACCATTCCACCGATCCAAAAGTATTTGAAGAGACACTCGGGAAGCGAGGTGTGCGGCGGGCGAATTTTGCCAACCGTGCTGTTCAGGTTCCCAATCAACTCGATGAAATTGTCAAAGCGATTGAATTATATGCCTGA
- a CDS encoding c-type cytochrome domain-containing protein, with the protein MHYTFKFSFIAVLALLSHGGQLFSQQVSFIKEVAPIFKEYCFACHDSKKRSGKYDMTTFEQLLEGGAGGEGIVPGKLKESDLFHLIVTDEKRRMPPRKDNLSGVPAAKAAIIKTWIEQGAKLDGGIEPKANLVKELRIRWQPPTPPEKYQFPAVINALVFTTDDKQLIVSGHHELTFWDVATGKLAKRLRTRAERAYAIIPLDDNRIIVAGARPGQEGDICIYNISAAGPTANGVVVLDGVANPKVREKTLLEVEDSVLALDLSPDGKQLAAGGCDRIIRVWDLASGKIVREFENHADWVMGVRFTPDGTRLLSCSRDKTAKIWDLKTNESIMTMPDHQNIVYGVGVKADGKTGYSVGADKQVRSWLLSGQGKGSKGLGSHGDEILHFKQHPKLPLGATASADKTVKLWDLEKGTNTKTFTGLKDHVFAVAISTKGELVAAGGYDGEVKIWQVADGKETLSFIAAPGYVKKADPK; encoded by the coding sequence GTGCACTACACATTCAAATTTTCTTTCATTGCCGTGCTGGCCTTGCTTTCGCACGGTGGGCAACTCTTTTCGCAGCAAGTCAGCTTTATCAAAGAGGTTGCGCCGATTTTCAAAGAATATTGCTTTGCCTGCCATGACAGTAAAAAACGGTCTGGCAAGTATGACATGACAACATTTGAGCAACTATTAGAAGGTGGTGCTGGTGGGGAAGGTATTGTACCCGGTAAGCTCAAAGAAAGTGATCTGTTTCACCTGATTGTCACTGATGAAAAGCGACGGATGCCACCACGGAAAGACAATTTGTCTGGTGTGCCTGCTGCCAAAGCGGCGATCATCAAAACCTGGATTGAACAAGGGGCCAAACTGGATGGCGGAATTGAACCGAAAGCCAATCTGGTCAAGGAGTTACGAATCCGGTGGCAGCCACCGACACCGCCAGAAAAGTATCAGTTCCCTGCGGTAATTAACGCACTGGTGTTTACCACGGATGATAAGCAACTGATCGTCAGTGGACACCACGAACTCACTTTTTGGGATGTTGCAACAGGAAAATTGGCCAAACGGCTTCGCACCCGTGCGGAACGTGCCTACGCGATTATTCCACTGGATGACAATCGCATTATTGTGGCAGGTGCCCGACCAGGTCAGGAAGGCGATATTTGTATATACAACATTTCTGCTGCGGGCCCCACCGCCAATGGTGTTGTGGTGCTGGATGGGGTCGCGAATCCCAAAGTGCGTGAAAAAACTCTTCTGGAAGTAGAAGATTCTGTGCTGGCGCTGGATCTCAGCCCCGATGGCAAGCAATTAGCCGCAGGTGGGTGTGACCGGATCATTCGAGTTTGGGATCTTGCTTCTGGGAAAATTGTACGAGAGTTTGAAAACCACGCCGATTGGGTGATGGGCGTGCGATTTACCCCCGATGGCACCCGCCTGCTAAGTTGCAGTCGGGACAAAACGGCAAAAATCTGGGATCTGAAGACCAACGAAAGCATTATGACCATGCCCGACCACCAGAACATCGTCTATGGCGTGGGTGTGAAGGCTGATGGCAAAACCGGTTACAGCGTGGGTGCGGATAAACAGGTCAGGTCGTGGTTGCTTTCCGGTCAAGGGAAAGGTTCCAAAGGCCTGGGAAGCCATGGTGATGAAATTCTGCACTTCAAGCAGCACCCCAAACTGCCATTGGGTGCCACGGCATCTGCTGATAAAACAGTAAAACTTTGGGATCTGGAGAAGGGCACCAATACCAAGACTTTCACGGGTTTGAAAGACCACGTTTTTGCAGTGGCGATCAGCACCAAGGGTGAGCTGGTAGCCGCTGGTGGTTACGATGGGGAAGTCAAAATCTGGCAGGTGGCAGATGGGAAGGAGACACTTAGTTTCATTGCCGCACCTGGGTATGTGAAGAAAGCGGACCCAAAATAG
- the rpsB gene encoding 30S ribosomal protein S2 — translation MSVVTVKELLDAGVHYGHKASRWNPKMRPYIYGKRNMIHIIDLRETMRGILRADRFVSQVCSRGGSVVFVGTKRQAKDIVEEQARRAGMPFVSERWLGGILTNFRTIRNRLRRLEELEAMWLPDGENPSRTNMDEYMTKIMGESGRLDIHRAPPTANIHTYSKKMISNLSRELMKIRRNLQGIRELRKLPDAIIVVDPKKEHIAVKEAARMGIATIGLIDTDSDPDTIDLPIPGNDDSIRAIELVVGRLADAAIAGKAALSPEDQGRSRQRQNLSNPIEASETDNLTAPSGGQAS, via the coding sequence GTGTCAGTAGTTACCGTCAAAGAATTGTTGGATGCAGGTGTCCATTATGGGCACAAAGCAAGTCGCTGGAATCCGAAAATGCGGCCGTATATCTACGGCAAAAGAAACATGATCCACATCATCGATCTGCGGGAAACCATGCGTGGTATCCTGCGTGCAGATCGGTTTGTCAGCCAGGTGTGCAGCCGTGGTGGCTCCGTTGTTTTCGTGGGTACCAAGCGACAGGCAAAAGATATTGTGGAAGAACAGGCACGCCGGGCTGGCATGCCGTTCGTTTCAGAACGCTGGTTAGGTGGTATTCTGACCAACTTCCGCACCATCCGCAATCGACTACGACGTTTGGAAGAACTCGAAGCCATGTGGCTGCCCGATGGGGAAAACCCCAGCCGGACGAACATGGATGAGTACATGACCAAAATTATGGGTGAATCGGGTCGCCTCGACATCCATCGAGCCCCACCCACGGCCAATATTCATACTTACTCCAAGAAAATGATTTCGAATCTTTCTCGTGAGTTGATGAAAATTCGTCGTAACTTGCAGGGGATTCGGGAGTTACGGAAACTGCCCGATGCCATTATTGTGGTTGACCCCAAGAAAGAACATATCGCTGTGAAAGAAGCTGCCCGCATGGGAATTGCCACCATCGGTCTGATTGATACCGACAGTGATCCGGACACCATTGACCTGCCAATCCCAGGCAACGATGACAGCATCCGCGCCATTGAACTGGTGGTGGGACGTTTGGCGGATGCAGCGATTGCTGGCAAAGCAGCTTTATCTCCGGAAGATCAGGGGCGTTCAAGACAGCGTCAGAATCTTTCGAATCCGATTGAAGCCAGTGAAACAGACAATTTAACCGCACCAAGCGGTGGGCAAGCATCCTAG
- the tsf gene encoding translation elongation factor Ts translates to MSTPITAALVNDLRKRTDMPMMECKSALQEADGDIEKAIEIIRMRNSKVSGKRAMNETAEGRIAVYIDAAKEIATILEMRCESAPVVKSDQFQALCNDIAKVVADQNPATVEELIGLKTDAGLTVTDRINEVIGLIRENMKVQRFARFTGGSFAEYIHHDGSVGALLQVSGPADAATLRSICMHITAVQPTPIALNADGVPAELLAKEKALAVAKAEATGKPANIAEKIAEGQMKSWLAENVLLDQQFVISPDKTVGQLIQSLGVQASGFARFKVGEVTV, encoded by the coding sequence ATGAGTACTCCTATTACCGCGGCGTTGGTGAATGATTTACGGAAGCGAACGGACATGCCGATGATGGAATGCAAATCGGCATTACAGGAAGCTGATGGCGACATCGAAAAGGCAATTGAAATCATCCGCATGCGCAACAGCAAAGTAAGCGGTAAGCGGGCGATGAATGAAACGGCAGAAGGCCGTATTGCTGTTTACATTGATGCAGCCAAAGAAATTGCCACGATCCTGGAAATGCGTTGCGAAAGTGCCCCTGTGGTAAAAAGCGATCAGTTTCAGGCGTTGTGTAATGATATTGCCAAGGTTGTTGCTGATCAGAATCCCGCAACCGTTGAAGAACTGATTGGTTTGAAAACTGATGCCGGTTTGACCGTGACGGATCGAATTAACGAAGTCATTGGTTTGATCCGCGAAAATATGAAGGTGCAGCGGTTCGCACGTTTTACTGGTGGCAGTTTTGCAGAATATATTCACCACGATGGCAGCGTGGGGGCATTGTTACAAGTGAGTGGGCCAGCGGATGCAGCAACACTGCGTAGCATCTGCATGCACATTACGGCTGTACAACCCACCCCGATTGCACTAAATGCGGATGGGGTGCCTGCAGAATTGCTTGCGAAAGAAAAGGCGTTGGCTGTTGCCAAAGCAGAAGCCACTGGCAAACCTGCGAATATTGCCGAAAAAATTGCCGAAGGGCAGATGAAGAGTTGGCTGGCCGAAAACGTCCTTCTCGATCAACAGTTTGTCATCAGCCCCGACAAAACTGTGGGCCAACTGATCCAGTCTTTAGGTGTGCAGGCCAGTGGTTTTGCACGCTTCAAAGTGGGTGAAGTAACCGTATAA
- the rpsT gene encoding 30S ribosomal protein S20, whose translation MPHTKSAKKSLRQNEKRRVRNKNVKKGLKVQLKNFSKATKAGGEELIKELRAAEQKLDKAAAKGVLHKNTVARKKSQLARQVNALAAK comes from the coding sequence ATGCCACACACAAAAAGTGCTAAAAAGTCGTTGCGTCAGAACGAAAAGCGTCGTGTACGTAACAAGAATGTAAAGAAAGGCCTGAAAGTTCAATTAAAGAACTTCAGCAAAGCCACCAAAGCTGGTGGAGAAGAACTGATTAAAGAATTGCGCGCTGCCGAGCAAAAACTTGACAAAGCAGCAGCAAAGGGCGTTCTGCACAAGAACACAGTTGCACGCAAAAAATCGCAATTAGCCCGTCAGGTCAATGCCTTAGCAGCCAAGTAA
- a CDS encoding Xaa-Pro peptidase family protein, whose amino-acid sequence MLTKEGCEARRARLWNLLGKSWILPEIVLSDPIHLRYFANFHVEPFHLGADFGGVLILRSNGENILISDTRLPAPTKQCHVDQHISLSWYDGQSPGKGPRRTFLTKEVQKYAPRIDDGLLAPNAGLLYDTITQMRRQKDSDEITLLKKCMKLGEIGHAWALQHVQAGMTELDVYLGIFQAVAQHEGSAQVLYGDFAVSPGSARRGGPPTRQVLQNGDMLILDFSVVHFGYRCDFTNTIVVGGHPTADQMRLYDACTAAMQAGEAELRANAECQRVYDAVAGKLQEYGLQDYFPHHAGHGLGIQHPETPYFVKASSETLLAGDVVTLEPGVYVDGIGGIRIEHNYLITDAGFERLSNHEIKLV is encoded by the coding sequence ATGTTAACCAAAGAAGGATGCGAAGCGAGACGAGCACGTTTGTGGAATCTGTTGGGGAAATCCTGGATATTGCCTGAAATTGTGCTGTCTGATCCCATCCATTTGCGATACTTTGCTAACTTTCACGTCGAACCGTTCCACCTGGGGGCAGATTTTGGCGGGGTGCTGATTCTGCGATCAAATGGTGAGAACATTCTCATATCTGATACCCGCCTCCCTGCCCCAACGAAACAATGCCATGTGGATCAGCACATTTCATTAAGCTGGTACGATGGTCAATCTCCTGGAAAAGGCCCACGTCGGACATTTTTAACGAAAGAAGTTCAAAAATATGCCCCGCGTATTGATGATGGTCTGCTCGCTCCCAACGCGGGGCTGTTATACGACACCATCACACAGATGAGACGACAAAAAGACTCCGATGAAATCACCTTGCTGAAAAAGTGCATGAAATTGGGTGAAATTGGCCACGCGTGGGCGTTGCAGCACGTCCAGGCGGGCATGACTGAATTAGATGTTTACCTGGGTATCTTTCAGGCAGTTGCCCAGCACGAAGGCAGTGCCCAGGTGCTGTACGGAGATTTTGCCGTTTCGCCCGGCAGTGCCCGTCGAGGTGGGCCACCTACCAGACAAGTACTTCAGAACGGCGATATGCTGATCCTCGATTTTTCAGTGGTGCACTTCGGCTATCGGTGCGACTTTACCAATACAATCGTTGTGGGAGGTCATCCCACTGCCGATCAGATGCGGTTGTACGATGCGTGCACCGCAGCGATGCAGGCGGGTGAGGCCGAACTTCGCGCAAATGCAGAATGCCAAAGAGTTTACGACGCAGTTGCAGGGAAATTGCAGGAATACGGACTTCAAGATTACTTCCCACATCATGCAGGACATGGCCTGGGGATTCAGCACCCGGAGACACCGTATTTTGTGAAAGCCAGTTCAGAAACATTACTTGCAGGTGACGTCGTAACGCTGGAACCAGGTGTCTACGTTGACGGTATCGGCGGCATCCGCATTGAACACAACTATCTGATCACAGACGCGGGCTTCGAGCGGTTAAGCAACCACGAAATTAAATTGGTCTAA
- the ubiE gene encoding bifunctional demethylmenaquinone methyltransferase/2-methoxy-6-polyprenyl-1,4-benzoquinol methylase UbiE — protein sequence MSELLDRREVRIQRMFDEIAPTYDFLNHLLSAHVDKLWRKRVTKLVPLTHGRMLDLCTGTGDLAFAYHQRTQGQFPVIGGDFSAEMLGLAVKKAKKLGYPIPFVQCDAQHLPFEDNSFDLVSISFGLRNVTNFRQGLSEMLRVLKPGGKLAVLEFSKPKHWLMGRAYRAYFKFVLPTLGQLVSRSKDRAYVYLPASTMEFPDGEELATIMRETGFDQVNFRPFTLGIATLYIGTKPETATFQ from the coding sequence ATGTCAGAACTGTTAGATCGCCGCGAAGTGCGTATTCAGAGAATGTTTGATGAAATCGCACCGACGTATGACTTTCTGAATCACCTGTTGAGTGCCCACGTCGACAAATTGTGGCGAAAACGGGTAACAAAACTGGTGCCTTTGACACATGGACGAATGTTGGATCTGTGCACAGGTACGGGCGATCTGGCATTCGCCTATCACCAACGCACGCAGGGCCAATTTCCAGTTATTGGTGGGGATTTTTCGGCAGAAATGCTCGGGCTGGCAGTCAAAAAGGCCAAAAAGCTGGGGTATCCAATCCCTTTTGTGCAGTGCGATGCCCAGCACCTGCCGTTTGAAGATAATTCCTTCGATCTCGTCAGCATTTCTTTTGGTTTACGCAATGTCACCAATTTTCGGCAGGGACTGTCTGAAATGTTGCGTGTTTTGAAACCAGGTGGGAAGCTTGCCGTGCTGGAATTTTCCAAACCAAAGCACTGGTTGATGGGACGAGCCTATCGGGCCTACTTTAAATTTGTCCTCCCCACGTTGGGGCAACTTGTTTCGCGAAGCAAAGACCGTGCTTATGTGTACCTGCCTGCAAGCACGATGGAGTTTCCCGATGGTGAGGAACTGGCCACCATTATGCGTGAAACAGGCTTTGATCAAGTGAATTTCCGGCCTTTTACCCTGGGAATTGCCACTTTATACATCGGTACAAAGCCCGAAACTGCCACTTTTCAGTAA